The genomic segment GCCGCGATGCGACTCTCATGCGTTGCACCATGGGCCGCCGCCCGCCACCCCGTTCTCTCCaaagggagaaaggaaaaaaaacgcTCCAACTCCTCCCCCCTCTACGTAGAACGCGCGCCAAGAATCGTATCCCGCGACTCGGTTGGAACGCTGTTTCCGCACTGACCGTCTCCGTTTCACGGGCAAACGTTTCCAGTATTCTCGAATAACGGGAACGTGAGACGGATTCGTGTTTTTTCACGGGTCTAACGAACAGACATTGGCCACTCGTTCGATAATTCGTTcggcaaataatatatatatatacatatgatattataCACCGTCTggtgtttaattattatatcgagaGCCTTTCTCCTCGGTTTTGGTTAGCAACCGATTCtcatcatttctattttttttttaaacaattgtaGCAACTAAAAATTTGtgcatcctcctcctctcgttccgtttattgaaatattattcatccCTTACGTTGCGATCTATTAAAGTCAACGTCCACGTATTTCGTTCGAGATGGCGAGGGGGATAGAAATCATCGCGTTCCAAGACGGGCGAGGATCgcttgaaatatgtatatataagagggagagagagggagagacacGGAAGATGGCTCGCTCATTGTACTTTTAAATGCgcgtttatattaattcacacTGTCTTCCAGAATGTGTTGCtgtcctctctttctctctctctttctctctctcgaaaaactGGACGGCAGACGTGGAGGTGTcgcggaggagagggaggagaagtGCCCTTTTTCACCGGGGCGACACTTATTTCCTCATTTCGCGGGTCATAGCGGCGGAACGAGCTGCTGTTAATTGCATATGGGAGTTGCGCGCACGCACataccttctcctcctccttccctctcctcccccacACGGAAAGGGTGGAGGGGAAGAAAACCGCAGGACAGTTCTAAATTAATGCTTTTCGTTAACGCGTCGCTGCCGGCCCCTCCCCCCACCCCCGACACGGATGCAATTATAGGACCGTTGCTGTCCACGGAGGAATGTGGACCCCACCCCTCCCTCTATTCCTCTGGACGTATCcagagaaataagaaaatttcacgGTCCGGTTGCACTTTTACTTTTACCGTTCGGACGGATAGGTTTGAGTGGAATTTATTCTCTAACCATCCCATCCAGGGATCGATTAACGAGGAggtgttatataatttcatataataaatctcaatttccAATTGTTAAATTGATACTCTCTGTATTGTGAGAATCTTTATTGATTTACGAAGTAGTTAATAACTCgtcgattcgaaaatatatttctcaaccAGATCAGTTGCTTCGTCGATTCATTGGCCCGTGAAATAGTCGACGCCGATCAAGTCGAGGGGGCAACGTCTTACGTGGACGTCGCAGTAAACAGGATTACCCGTGGTACCGTTGTACGATCTGAAAATTTATCGCAGTCGTTAATAACATCTTCTAATAACAAATCGTATTTGGTCGCGCAATATATCGATATCTATGTTACCCGGCcaacaatttcaatatcttcGCGATCACTCCGTCCCTCTGGCTCACGTACTCCATCGCTTGACAGATGTTCTTCAACAGGCACGATCTCCCGTCGAATCCGTGGCTGCAACCACATTTAACATTCCCTCCCGTATATTTTATCCGTATATATAACCGGAGAAAAGCGTTGGTTCGTCCGTCTTCGAATCGAGCCAACACTCGGGGCGAAAAGCGATTTTTCGACTCGAATCGGGGGAAGGGATGGAAAGGAAGGGCAGGGATGGAAAGAAACTGCGGAAACCGACGCGGCATTGGGGAGGTTGGGAAAACCTTCGGCCAGAAATCCAACCTCTTCTCCGCTATTCCAGGGGTTGTAATTTCCTAGGCTGTACGAGTTCCAGGACGGTCACGGATCCATTATTCACTGTTCTGTTAAACTATTTATTACCTCTCGTATACGATCTCGGCGGCCTGGTGAACGTCGTCCACGGACCTGACGAACCTGGTGATCTCGGCCCCGGTTGGAAGCAGCCACACCAGTTTGAAACCAGCCACGTGCGAGAAGATGGTCGTGTAAGGGAACATCGCGATCTTGAAGTTCACCCTGTACTGTAGGATGAGTAAAAAGGAGTGTCAACAGCTTGTCAGAGGGGATGGATCTCCTCGATCCATCGATCACGATTGTCGAGATGACTTCCCTATTTGTCTCGTTTCATCGATATCGGTTTAAAATTGGTTTGTTTATTCCAGGGGAAAAGAGAGGTAATAGCGGGAGGGAATGGCAAGTAACCGGAAGTAAGGAGAGGTACGGTCACGGTCACGGAGAAGCCCGATTGTTCGAAGCCTGATTGCACGGCCGATGATACGTGATGGGAATCGAGCGGCCTCGCGATCGATTCGCCAGTTTTCATTGCGATTTAGGTCAGCCTAAAGGCTGGCCGGCCGAGTTACTCTGGTGGGGCATGATCGAAAACGCGCACTCTCGgggttaaaaatttcatattggaAAGAATAGCGGCCgtagggggaggaggggacgaCTTTGAGAATAATCCAATATCACGGCAAGGAGGAACCCGCATATCCTCCCCCCGCCCAGTATCCAATATCGAGTggacaaagttaaaaaaaaagaagaaagaaaaggaaaaagagaggggagaaaaaagagagagactaAAAAGCAAAAGGGACACGTGTGTGTCCGGGATCGAGCGTGAGggtgaaatttcaatttcgaatcgacAACAGCATGCAGAGGGTAAACTCGATCTACGGTGCGCCGCGTTTGAAGCAAGGCAAGGAACAGGCTGGGGCAAAGTGACGGAGGCAGGTGTTGCTGGCCACGCTGTTTCTCTCGGCGTATATCTCGTCCAGGTGGTCGCAAGGTGTCTTCGAATCTGCCGAGTCATTTATCAAAGATTCGTCGACTTTCTCGGATAttaagaaatgaaacgaagagagagaaagagacagagtttcactttcctcttcctttctcgtttttcgaaagaagatcTCACCGTACCTCCAAGATCCGTAAGGCAAGAGggaaataatagaagaatagaGAATTTGCGACTCGCGTCCCTTCACAATCCAGCGACGAACGTACGATTGTATTCGGGATTGTCGAAAAAGGGAACGATGATAAATCGTTGCTGCGCTCCCTGAATAGATGACGTAGATTCGGTTCAATTTTTACATCCTCTTAATCGTACTCTCCTCTCCTATTTTCTTCTCGCGTATCTTTTTGCCCATGGGAACGTGTTGCGGGAATATTCGTGAAATTCTTCCAATGTTTAACGTTAAACGTTTCAAAAACACGTAAATCAAAGTCtaatatcgtaaataaaaagagaggaagaaataatttgaaaatttaacgataattccatcgaagaagaaataaatacgaaatgTAGCGATATACCACTCCCTTATCCGACCAAACTCCCTCGTTTCCTTCGTCGAGTCGATcctctcgaataatttaattcaaaaataatcaattcccCGATAAATCAAGCATCGAGCACGAATATCGAAGCTTGGATCCGATAAAACGCAACGCGATACCGCATTTTTGCCACTTTATTATTGCACAGTGTGTATCGATTTATGGAACGGTGATCTGGAATTCAACGGCTGTCTCGTATGTTACACgcgggagaggaggggggaggtgtATAGTGCACGTGCAGCATCGTCGATACCAACTCGATTCCGCTCGAGGTATCGTAGTAAGTGCACTGGATCATCACATGGCTGCATAATTCTTCCAAGCACGAAATGCAATCTAACGGCTGCTGCACCTGGTGcattcttcttcctccgcGCCCCCGAAAATCGTAAACAATTACCACCGGGAATAATCCGCCACAGAGTGgagaaaatttactttacgTCTAATCCCGCTGcggaaaaattattgacaataatctcctttcctcctcttcctcttcttcttcctcctcttctttaatCCCATCCCTCTGAATAAACACGGTAGGGGAAGAATTTTATCTCTCGAGTTATTACATTCGCGGGGGAGGAACGACGAGTATTCAAAATTGGACTCGACAATTGGAAATAATCGGGTTCCATCTCGCGATTCGATCAAAAGTAACGCGAGAGTCGagatattcgattcgaatggATGTTGGCCTCTCAGCCACCCACACGGGGTCACACGTTCGCCGGCTCGCGAGTAAATATTCGGAGGAAGCGAGCACGACAAGGATAATGGATCCGGCTTCGGCGGCCGTGGGTATATACGTTTTAGCCCGATCCACGAATTACGTTGAGGGGCAACTTCATCGTGCATTAATGCGGTCCATTACAGAGTTGCTCGTAGGGCGTCGTCGTCTAGGCGGCCTTTTAAGGCGAAAATACGGCGCAACGATCGACTTACATTAGTCGTGGTCCTCTATACACCGGCACATATGGCGCATAAATTTTCCCCCGC from the Apis mellifera strain DH4 linkage group LG9, Amel_HAv3.1, whole genome shotgun sequence genome contains:
- the LOC107963974 gene encoding uncharacterized protein LOC107963974 isoform X4; the protein is MRAMELFQPEVKPKYRVNFKIAMFPYTTIFSHVAGFKLVWLLPTGAEITRFVRSVDDVHQAAEIVYESHGFDGRSCLLKNICQAMEYVSQRDGVIAKILKLLAGSYNGTTGNPVYCDVHVRRCPLDLIGVDYFTGQ
- the LOC107963974 gene encoding uncharacterized protein LOC107963974 isoform X2: MRLLFRAILCLTLVTAAQLVTRPARSLSFRKGSSFFYRVNFKIAMFPYTTIFSHVAGFKLVWLLPTGAEITRFVRSVDDVHQAAEIVYESHGFDGRSCLLKNICQAMEYVSQRDGVIAKILKLLAGSYNGTTGNPVYCDVHVRRCPLDLIGVDYFTGQ
- the LOC107963974 gene encoding uncharacterized protein LOC107963974 isoform X3, yielding MRAMELFQPEVKPKYRVNFKIAMFPYTTIFSHVAGFKLVWLLPTGAEITRFVRSVDDVHQAAEIVYESLGNYNPWNSGEEVGFLAEGFPNLPNAASVSAVSFHPCPSFPSLPPIRVEKSLFAPSVGSIRRRTNQRFSPVIYTDKIYGREC
- the LOC107963974 gene encoding uncharacterized protein LOC107963974 isoform X1, with protein sequence MRLLFRAILCLTLVTAAQLVTRPARSLSFRKGSSFFYRVNFKIAMFPYTTIFSHVAGFKLVWLLPTGAEITRFVRSVDDVHQAAEIVYESLGNYNPWNSGEEVGFLAEGFPNLPNAASVSAVSFHPCPSFPSLPPIRVEKSLFAPSVGSIRRRTNQRFSPVIYTDKIYGREC